From Leptospira venezuelensis, a single genomic window includes:
- a CDS encoding type II secretion system protein has translation MGPRAKGRIRSGFTLIELGVAVFLIGVMFALVLPSLASLFTPGAQEEAMLLHDVVNFCFRRAKINQRTVYLQLNVDTETYTIIDIERDETGMKEVPIFKDRELPSSSSIVDVMDGRGYRYNTGKIRIPFSPMAVSEDFYIHLGPDPEIKRTLIIKRYGGKSDIEDGEVVVSKEQLEEYKRSEQYGTSKF, from the coding sequence ATGGGCCCGAGAGCGAAAGGCCGGATCCGTTCCGGCTTCACATTGATCGAATTGGGAGTCGCAGTGTTCCTAATTGGTGTAATGTTCGCTCTTGTGCTTCCTTCCCTAGCTAGTCTATTCACACCTGGTGCCCAAGAAGAAGCAATGTTATTGCATGATGTTGTAAACTTCTGTTTTAGAAGGGCAAAGATTAATCAGAGGACAGTTTATCTTCAGTTAAACGTAGATACTGAAACATACACCATTATAGACATTGAAAGAGATGAGACTGGTATGAAGGAAGTTCCTATATTCAAAGATAGGGAACTTCCCAGCTCTTCTTCAATCGTAGATGTGATGGATGGAAGAGGTTATAGATATAATACAGGAAAGATCCGAATTCCATTTTCTCCTATGGCAGTTTCGGAAGATTTTTATATCCATTTAGGTCCTGATCCTGAAATCAAGAGAACGCTGATCATCAAACGTTATGGCGGGAAATCTGATATAGAAGATGGTGAAGTTGTAGTTTCCAAGGAGCAATTGGAAGAATACAAACGTAGCGAGCAATATGGCACGAGTAAGTTTTAA